Proteins encoded in a region of the Methanofollis tationis genome:
- a CDS encoding phosphate ABC transporter substrate-binding protein → MALLVLATLFTGCVGNGGETTPTPTTAPSVQSISVTGSTTVLPIAQKAAESYMDANAYADIQVSGGGSGAGVQAVCEGTADIGMASRDLKAAEKEKYPDLVQYVVARDGIAVIVNPAVAVNSLTIEQIKAIYTGETKNWKELGGSDMTIVVIGRDSSSGTREFFSEKVMEKADYVSTQLEKNSNGAVKQTVAQTPGSIGYVGLGYLDATVKALKIDADGKSVEPSIETVTSGDYPIARTLNMFTKGEASGLSKDYLDYILSPAGQKIVEEEGFVSA, encoded by the coding sequence ATGGCGCTCCTCGTCCTTGCCACCCTCTTCACCGGGTGTGTCGGCAACGGCGGCGAAACGACTCCGACCCCCACGACCGCCCCGTCCGTGCAGAGCATCTCGGTCACTGGTTCGACGACGGTCCTCCCGATCGCCCAGAAGGCGGCAGAGTCCTACATGGACGCCAACGCCTATGCCGACATCCAGGTCAGCGGCGGCGGCTCCGGCGCCGGTGTCCAGGCCGTCTGTGAGGGGACCGCTGACATCGGCATGGCCTCCCGCGACCTCAAGGCTGCTGAGAAGGAGAAGTACCCCGACCTTGTCCAGTACGTCGTCGCCCGTGACGGCATCGCCGTCATCGTCAACCCGGCCGTCGCCGTGAACTCCCTCACCATCGAGCAGATCAAGGCGATCTACACTGGCGAGACAAAGAACTGGAAAGAACTTGGCGGTTCTGACATGACGATCGTCGTCATCGGCCGCGACAGCTCCTCGGGCACCCGCGAATTCTTCTCTGAGAAGGTCATGGAAAAGGCCGACTATGTCAGCACCCAGCTCGAGAAGAACTCCAACGGCGCAGTGAAACAGACCGTCGCCCAGACGCCGGGCTCTATCGGCTACGTGGGCCTCGGCTACCTCGACGCCACGGTGAAGGCGCTGAAGATCGATGCGGACGGCAAGTCTGTCGAACCGTCGATCGAGACCGTCACCAGCGGCGACTACCCGATCGCCCGAACCCTCAACATGTTCACGAAGGGCGAGGCATCCGGCCTCTCGAAGGACTACCTCGACTACATCCTGAGCCCTGCCGGCCAGAAGATCGTTGAAGAGGAAGGCTTTGTCTCAGCCTGA
- a CDS encoding TIGR00341 family protein, whose amino-acid sequence MKKILINARKEDYENLLPLFEGVYHVIVHEDDVYQVKLFVPDSDLDAFIERIKPVIDLRYRENLIEVLSPDFVISPYLKRAEEKTKAPEKTPIEELLDTTKPYQKFDAGKVVLTSIAGIIALTGLFLNNVAIIIGAMLLSPILGPIYGFAINMAIGKVRDGMRSIGVLAGLLACVFALSALTTFALNLVTPLAITSEILSRTEVSPIYIFMAVLLGFASVLALARGMSDLIAGVAIAAALLPPTAVMGIALAMMHPYLLPSTVLVLENVIGMMAGALIATLTLRIGPREYYEQVAARRFITRTVLLIVVLAALLLAISMFLAPSI is encoded by the coding sequence ATGAAGAAAATACTGATCAATGCGCGAAAGGAGGACTACGAAAATCTTCTCCCCCTCTTCGAAGGGGTCTACCATGTGATCGTCCACGAGGACGACGTCTACCAGGTCAAACTCTTCGTGCCAGACAGCGACCTCGACGCCTTCATTGAGCGGATAAAACCCGTGATCGACCTGCGCTACCGGGAAAACCTCATCGAGGTTCTCTCCCCTGATTTTGTCATCTCGCCGTACCTGAAGAGGGCCGAGGAGAAGACGAAAGCCCCTGAAAAGACGCCTATAGAGGAACTCCTCGACACCACAAAACCCTACCAGAAGTTCGATGCCGGAAAGGTGGTTCTCACCTCGATCGCCGGCATCATCGCCCTCACCGGCCTCTTCCTCAACAACGTGGCGATCATCATCGGCGCCATGCTCCTCTCCCCTATACTCGGACCCATCTACGGGTTTGCGATCAACATGGCGATCGGGAAGGTGCGCGACGGTATGCGGAGCATCGGCGTTCTTGCAGGGCTGCTCGCCTGTGTCTTCGCCCTCTCTGCCCTGACCACGTTCGCCCTCAACCTCGTCACGCCCCTCGCCATCACCTCGGAGATCCTCTCCCGGACCGAGGTGAGCCCGATCTACATCTTCATGGCAGTCCTGCTGGGGTTCGCATCGGTGCTCGCCCTCGCGCGCGGGATGTCCGACCTGATCGCCGGCGTCGCCATCGCCGCCGCCCTCCTCCCGCCGACGGCGGTGATGGGGATCGCCCTTGCCATGATGCACCCCTACCTCCTCCCCTCGACGGTGCTCGTCCTGGAGAACGTCATCGGGATGATGGCCGGGGCGCTGATCGCGACCCTCACCCTCAGGATAGGCCCGCGGGAGTATTACGAGCAGGTCGCCGCCCGCCGGTTCATTACGAGAACGGTGCTCTTGATCGTCGTCCTTGCCGCCCTCCTCCTCGCCATCAGCATGTTTCTTGCCCCTTCGATCTGA
- the rfbB gene encoding dTDP-glucose 4,6-dehydratase, with translation MKIVITGGAGFIGCNFVRHMLERHPESEIVVLDKLTYAGRMENLEDVLDRITFIQGDICSKDDVNRIGDCDLLFNFAAETHVDRSINDAGVFVRTDVIGTHTLLEHARTHEVGRFVQISTDEVYGSVASGYSKEGDRMQPSSPYSASKAGAEMLVAAYATTYGLDTVITRSSNNFGPYQFPEKLIPVMILRALQDRTLPIYGNGMNVRDWIYVTDNCEGVAVAGEQGRSGEAYNIGGGNERTNLEIVRTILSILKKPGSLIEYVADRPGHDMRYALDCSKMRELGWRPRHRFMDAIELTCAWYAQNRTWYAPLLATVS, from the coding sequence ATGAAAATCGTTATTACCGGCGGCGCCGGATTTATCGGCTGTAATTTTGTCAGGCACATGCTTGAGCGCCACCCTGAGAGCGAGATCGTCGTGCTGGACAAACTCACCTATGCGGGGAGAATGGAGAACCTGGAGGATGTTTTAGACCGGATCACCTTCATCCAGGGGGATATCTGTTCGAAGGACGACGTGAACCGGATCGGCGACTGCGACCTCCTCTTCAACTTCGCCGCCGAGACGCACGTGGACCGGTCGATCAACGACGCCGGCGTCTTCGTCCGCACCGACGTGATCGGGACGCACACCCTGCTCGAGCACGCCCGGACCCATGAAGTCGGGCGGTTTGTCCAGATCAGCACCGACGAGGTCTACGGGAGCGTGGCATCGGGATATTCAAAGGAGGGCGATCGCATGCAGCCCTCGTCCCCGTATTCGGCGAGCAAGGCCGGGGCCGAGATGCTTGTTGCGGCATATGCGACGACCTACGGCCTCGACACGGTGATCACGCGGAGCTCCAACAACTTCGGCCCGTACCAGTTCCCTGAAAAACTGATCCCGGTGATGATCCTGCGGGCGCTCCAGGACCGGACCCTGCCCATCTACGGCAACGGGATGAACGTGCGCGACTGGATCTACGTGACCGACAACTGCGAGGGGGTCGCCGTCGCCGGTGAACAGGGGCGATCGGGCGAGGCGTACAATATCGGCGGGGGGAATGAGCGGACCAATCTGGAGATCGTCCGCACGATCCTCTCGATCCTCAAAAAACCCGGGTCCCTCATCGAGTACGTGGCCGATAGGCCCGGCCATGATATGCGATATGCCCTCGACTGCTCGAAGATGCGGGAGCTGGGGTGGCGGCCCAGGCACCGGTTCATGGACGCCATCGAGTTGACCTGCGCCTGGTATGCGCAGAACCGCACCTGGTATGCGCCGCTCCTTGCAACGGTATCCTGA
- the pstC gene encoding phosphate ABC transporter permease subunit PstC has product MRRQKDILIRSLWFATASFAVLSVFFIIFFLVRDSIPLFQTVGVLDLITESTWNPTGATPSYGVFSLIVGTLLVTLGAMAIAVPLGLASAVYLSELAPPKVKAAAKPAIELLAGIPSVVYGFFGLIILTDWLRVTFDVPSGESWLAGSILLGIMALPTIISVSEDALNMVPRMFKEGSLALGATHWQTISRVLVPSAISGITAAVILGMGRAIGETMAVIMVCGNAAVIPDPITNVLSPVRTLTGTLGIEMGEVAVGSMHYSALFAVAVVLLAITLIVNLAAVAILKHIRSTHGAEGSGRTPLLPANSGMAVRAGLALMAAVLVFVLFPPITALAVLASLAVLLVAKDRVSPKVSQKIAFSLLWGAIAAVLCVLGIILLYIIVNGLPALTWEFLTQPPRDLGRAGGIFPAIVGTLYLVGGAIAFALPIGIGAAIYLSEYTRGGNRITDIIRTGIDLLNGMPSIVFGLFGFAFLVIFLNFGVSLLAGMITLGLMILPTIIRTTEEALKSVPVSVREGSLALGATKWQTISRVVLPPAVPGILTGTILSIGRAAGETAPILFTAAVFSKRFLPTSVSEPVMALPYHLFVLATNVPGATKNQYGTALVLLILVVAIYAVAIGIRSRYQKNIRW; this is encoded by the coding sequence ATGCGCAGGCAGAAGGACATACTCATCCGGAGCCTCTGGTTCGCGACCGCTTCGTTTGCCGTTCTCAGCGTATTTTTCATCATATTCTTCCTGGTAAGGGATTCCATCCCCCTCTTCCAGACCGTCGGCGTCCTGGACCTGATCACCGAGAGCACCTGGAACCCGACCGGGGCAACACCGTCGTACGGCGTCTTCTCCCTCATCGTCGGCACCCTTCTCGTCACCCTGGGGGCAATGGCGATCGCCGTCCCGCTCGGGCTTGCGAGCGCCGTCTATCTCTCGGAGCTGGCGCCGCCGAAGGTGAAGGCCGCAGCAAAACCGGCGATCGAACTGCTGGCCGGAATCCCGTCGGTGGTCTACGGCTTTTTCGGGCTGATCATCCTGACCGACTGGCTCCGCGTCACCTTTGACGTTCCTTCCGGCGAGAGCTGGCTTGCAGGCTCGATCCTGCTCGGGATCATGGCCCTCCCGACGATCATCTCGGTCTCTGAGGACGCCCTGAACATGGTCCCCCGGATGTTCAAGGAGGGGTCGCTCGCCCTCGGCGCCACCCACTGGCAGACGATCAGCCGCGTGCTTGTCCCCTCGGCAATCTCCGGGATCACGGCAGCGGTCATTCTCGGCATGGGCCGTGCGATCGGCGAGACGATGGCCGTGATCATGGTCTGCGGCAATGCAGCCGTCATCCCCGATCCCATCACCAACGTCCTCTCCCCGGTCAGAACCCTCACCGGCACCCTGGGCATCGAGATGGGAGAGGTCGCCGTCGGGAGCATGCATTACAGCGCCCTCTTCGCCGTCGCCGTCGTCCTCCTCGCCATCACCCTGATCGTGAACCTCGCGGCCGTTGCTATCCTCAAACACATCAGGTCGACGCATGGCGCTGAGGGCTCCGGACGCACACCCCTCCTGCCTGCAAACAGCGGCATGGCGGTCCGCGCAGGTCTGGCGCTCATGGCAGCCGTCCTTGTGTTTGTCCTCTTCCCGCCCATCACGGCCCTCGCCGTCCTCGCATCCCTGGCGGTGCTGCTCGTTGCAAAAGACCGTGTCTCCCCGAAGGTCTCGCAGAAGATCGCCTTCTCCCTTCTCTGGGGGGCGATCGCCGCCGTCCTCTGTGTCCTTGGAATCATCCTCCTCTACATCATCGTCAACGGCCTCCCGGCGCTGACCTGGGAGTTTCTCACCCAGCCGCCCCGCGACCTCGGCCGGGCCGGCGGGATCTTCCCGGCCATCGTCGGCACGCTCTACCTCGTCGGCGGGGCGATCGCCTTTGCCCTGCCCATCGGCATCGGGGCGGCGATCTACCTCTCCGAATACACGCGGGGGGGCAACCGGATCACCGACATCATCAGGACCGGGATCGACCTCCTCAACGGCATGCCCTCAATCGTCTTCGGTCTCTTCGGCTTTGCCTTCCTGGTAATCTTCCTCAACTTCGGCGTCTCCCTCCTCGCCGGCATGATCACCCTCGGGCTCATGATCCTCCCGACGATCATCAGGACGACCGAGGAGGCGTTGAAGAGCGTCCCGGTCTCGGTTAGGGAGGGAAGCCTCGCCCTCGGGGCGACGAAATGGCAGACGATCAGCCGGGTCGTTCTCCCGCCGGCCGTTCCGGGCATCCTCACCGGGACAATCCTCTCCATCGGCCGGGCCGCAGGCGAGACAGCGCCGATCCTCTTTACAGCAGCAGTATTCTCCAAACGGTTCCTCCCGACCTCGGTCTCCGAACCGGTGATGGCCCTCCCCTATCACCTCTTTGTCCTGGCGACAAACGTCCCGGGAGCGACGAAAAACCAGTACGGCACCGCGCTTGTGCTCCTCATCCTGGTGGTGGCGATCTACGCCGTCGCCATCGGTATCAGGAGCCGCTACCAGAAGAACATCAGGTGGTGA
- a CDS encoding glucose-1-phosphate thymidylyltransferase, whose translation MKGLILSGGHGVRLRPLTYSQQKQLIPIANKPILFYCIQDLIDAGIHSIGIVVGPNKEQVISEVTAQDWDAEFEFITQDRPGGLAHAVKISQQFLGSDRFVMYLGDNILLGGIKSFVDDFRRSDAKASLLLTKVDHPEQYGVALVDEQKKVILQLLEKPKNPPSNLCIVGIYCLTPEIFEAIESIKPSWRGELEITDALHWLILQGRPVTYDLVSGWWKDTGKPEDLIDANRLVLDALPGMNGNGACLENVENSTVSGRCRIGKNTVIKDGSVIRGPVIIGDDCVISNTYLGPYTSIGNGSFLSNTEIEDSIIMEGSAISNTERIVESLIGKNVTIARDGRLPAGKKFVIGDNSNVTI comes from the coding sequence ATGAAAGGCCTTATTCTCTCCGGCGGGCATGGCGTCAGACTGAGACCGCTGACCTATTCACAGCAGAAACAACTGATTCCCATCGCCAACAAACCGATCCTCTTCTACTGCATCCAGGATCTCATCGACGCCGGCATCCACTCGATCGGCATCGTTGTGGGGCCGAACAAGGAGCAGGTGATCAGCGAGGTGACGGCGCAGGACTGGGACGCCGAGTTCGAGTTTATCACCCAGGACAGACCGGGAGGGCTGGCCCATGCGGTAAAAATATCGCAGCAGTTCCTCGGGAGCGACCGGTTCGTCATGTACCTCGGGGACAACATCCTTCTCGGCGGGATTAAATCTTTCGTGGATGATTTCAGGAGGTCTGATGCGAAAGCCAGCCTGCTCCTGACAAAAGTCGATCACCCGGAACAATACGGGGTCGCCCTCGTCGACGAGCAGAAGAAGGTGATCCTCCAGCTCCTTGAAAAGCCGAAAAACCCTCCGTCAAACCTCTGTATTGTCGGCATCTACTGCCTGACGCCCGAGATCTTCGAGGCGATCGAGAGCATCAAACCCTCGTGGCGGGGAGAACTGGAGATCACCGACGCTCTCCACTGGCTGATCCTTCAGGGCCGACCGGTGACCTATGACCTCGTCAGCGGGTGGTGGAAAGACACCGGGAAACCTGAAGACCTCATCGATGCGAACCGCCTTGTCCTCGACGCCCTGCCCGGCATGAACGGGAACGGGGCATGCCTGGAGAACGTCGAGAACAGCACGGTATCTGGAAGATGCAGGATCGGCAAAAACACGGTAATCAAGGACGGTTCGGTCATCAGGGGCCCGGTGATCATCGGCGATGACTGTGTCATATCAAATACCTATCTTGGCCCGTACACCAGCATCGGCAATGGTTCGTTCCTGTCCAATACCGAGATCGAGGATTCCATCATCATGGAAGGGTCGGCGATCTCCAATACCGAACGGATCGTCGAGAGCCTCATCGGGAAGAACGTCACCATCGCAAGAGACGGCCGCCTTCCTGCAGGAAAGAAGTTTGTGATCGGAGACAACTCGAACGTGACCATTTAA
- a CDS encoding phosphate signaling complex PhoU family protein: MEIRKVQITGGSSYIVSLPKEWIKASRIGKNDPVGLIVQPDGTLLVTPKIDMEAVQRKKELQVNATTDQTYILRCLIGAYISGYTTIVLSAAGRLPPSIRLRVREFTQMAIGQEVVEETETSITIKDLLNPSEMPFQNTIRRMAVIVKAMQQDGIEALRSGNVALAGDVVARDNDVDRLQWLVARQCNLLMADANLARKMGISPQMAMNYFLISRIIERIGDHGTRIAKNAIEFHQEGSKGEVVEMIGTASATASMIFDRAMGAMFGQDLEGANATIECVEDLEVQARAINREALKFDAATATAIVSISDSIRRIGEYSGDICENIINNLVNEV, from the coding sequence ATGGAAATCCGGAAAGTCCAGATCACCGGCGGGTCATCCTATATTGTCTCCCTCCCGAAGGAGTGGATAAAGGCCTCCAGGATCGGGAAAAATGATCCTGTCGGTCTGATCGTTCAGCCTGACGGCACCCTTCTTGTCACGCCGAAGATCGATATGGAGGCGGTGCAGAGAAAGAAAGAGTTGCAGGTGAACGCAACCACCGACCAGACCTATATTCTCCGGTGCCTTATCGGGGCGTACATCTCGGGCTATACGACGATCGTCCTCTCTGCAGCGGGGCGCCTGCCGCCGTCCATTCGATTGCGCGTGAGGGAATTCACCCAGATGGCGATCGGGCAGGAGGTCGTGGAGGAGACCGAGACCTCGATCACGATCAAGGACCTGCTGAACCCCTCTGAGATGCCGTTCCAGAATACGATCAGGAGAATGGCCGTCATCGTAAAAGCGATGCAGCAGGACGGGATCGAGGCGCTGAGGAGCGGGAATGTCGCACTTGCCGGGGATGTCGTCGCGCGCGACAACGACGTCGACCGCCTCCAGTGGCTCGTCGCCAGGCAGTGCAACCTCCTGATGGCCGATGCGAACCTCGCCAGGAAGATGGGGATCAGCCCCCAGATGGCGATGAACTATTTCCTGATCTCACGGATCATCGAGCGTATCGGGGACCACGGGACGCGGATCGCAAAGAACGCGATCGAGTTCCACCAGGAGGGCTCGAAGGGGGAGGTGGTCGAGATGATCGGCACGGCAAGCGCCACCGCCTCGATGATCTTCGACCGGGCGATGGGGGCGATGTTCGGTCAGGACCTGGAGGGGGCCAATGCCACGATCGAATGCGTCGAGGATCTCGAGGTGCAGGCGAGGGCGATCAACCGGGAGGCGCTGAAATTCGACGCGGCGACGGCGACGGCGATTGTGTCTATATCGGACAGTATCCGGAGAATCGGAGAATATTCAGGGGATATCTGCGAGAACATCATCAACAATCTGGTCAACGAGGTATGA
- the phoU gene encoding phosphate signaling complex protein PhoU, whose translation MSEKFHEELRELRREFCEYSAFSTLMLKDAFEALKTSNVDLAADVNTRKKYLSERSDYFDERLLTLIARYQPMAQDLRTIICTLKMNTAFYRIGRYGKDVAILVPDFAASGHLGRMLNLPHMAELVFSMIDDTLEAYRSGNVARISDFSERDDRVDDLRYSVFREGITYMMEDPRNISRCMDYVMIARYLERCGDHCCAMAEKIHYMATGERVDIS comes from the coding sequence ATGAGCGAGAAATTTCATGAAGAACTGAGGGAACTGAGACGCGAGTTTTGTGAATACAGCGCCTTCTCGACCCTGATGCTGAAGGACGCCTTTGAAGCCCTGAAGACGAGCAACGTCGACCTTGCGGCCGATGTCAACACCAGGAAAAAATACCTCTCCGAACGGTCGGATTATTTCGACGAACGGTTACTTACCCTCATCGCCCGCTATCAGCCGATGGCGCAGGACCTGCGGACGATCATCTGCACCCTCAAGATGAACACGGCCTTCTACCGGATCGGGAGATACGGGAAAGATGTTGCCATCCTCGTCCCTGACTTCGCCGCCTCGGGCCACCTCGGCCGGATGCTCAACCTCCCCCATATGGCAGAGCTCGTCTTCTCGATGATCGACGACACCCTGGAGGCCTACCGGTCGGGAAATGTCGCCCGGATCTCGGATTTCTCTGAAAGGGACGACCGTGTCGACGATCTCCGCTACTCGGTCTTCAGGGAGGGGATCACCTACATGATGGAAGACCCGCGCAATATCAGCCGGTGCATGGACTACGTGATGATCGCCCGCTATCTCGAACGCTGCGGCGACCACTGCTGCGCCATGGCCGAGAAGATCCATTACATGGCCACCGGCGAGCGGGTGGACATCAGCTGA
- a CDS encoding YkgJ family cysteine cluster protein yields MVMQQTDRIALMIASYTSELDALGAYPEEELVEVIREVGFACTCCGKCCTRAFNDHVFLLEEDAERVLEVDPAALMPAPYFEFCDREGRFYVPGYALRTQEDGRCVFLSAENRCTIYDRRMSICRVYPYMLHREADEDGRVDWRQISGLNLHGEYEREIDADEARGIARAVIAYEKAFLTQEIAFLESLRAYFSANNLRHVQKVYDRQMARFESGEEVEVRVFFRGGFSRTTARCTDYGIVPVPRGKRR; encoded by the coding sequence ATGGTTATGCAGCAGACCGACAGGATCGCCTTGATGATCGCATCCTACACCTCTGAACTCGACGCCCTCGGCGCCTACCCGGAGGAAGAACTCGTCGAGGTGATCAGGGAGGTCGGGTTCGCCTGCACCTGCTGCGGAAAATGCTGCACCCGCGCCTTCAACGACCACGTCTTCCTCCTCGAAGAGGACGCGGAGAGGGTGCTGGAGGTGGACCCCGCAGCCCTGATGCCGGCCCCGTACTTCGAGTTCTGCGACCGGGAGGGCCGGTTTTACGTCCCGGGCTATGCGCTCAGGACACAGGAAGACGGGAGATGTGTTTTTCTCTCGGCAGAGAACCGCTGCACGATCTACGACCGGCGGATGAGCATCTGCAGGGTGTACCCGTATATGCTCCACCGGGAGGCGGACGAGGACGGACGCGTGGACTGGAGGCAGATCAGCGGTTTAAACCTCCACGGGGAGTATGAGAGGGAGATCGACGCCGACGAGGCGAGAGGGATCGCGCGCGCGGTGATCGCATACGAAAAGGCGTTTCTCACCCAGGAGATCGCATTCCTGGAAAGCCTCAGGGCGTATTTCTCGGCGAACAACCTCAGGCACGTGCAGAAGGTCTACGACCGGCAGATGGCGCGCTTTGAGAGCGGCGAGGAGGTCGAGGTGAGGGTCTTTTTCAGGGGAGGGTTCTCCCGGACGACCGCACGGTGCACGGATTACGGCATCGTGCCGGTACCCCGGGGGAAACGGCGCTGA
- the pstB gene encoding phosphate ABC transporter ATP-binding protein PstB produces the protein MTTEAAIISTKGLNLYYGDNHALQEIDISFARNRVTALIGPSGCGKSTLIRCLNRMNDLVDNVRVEGEILFDGEDIVSPRTDVVEIRKRIGMVFQKPNPFPKSIYENVAYGPRVHGIRDKKTLDVIVEKSLKDAALWDEVKDRLHASALGLSGGQQQRLCIARTLAVEPEVILMDEPCSALDPIATAKIEDLVEELKKHYTVIMVTHNMQQAARASDYTGFMYLGKLIEFGETDQIFEAPREQLTENYVTGRFG, from the coding sequence ATGACGACAGAAGCAGCCATCATCAGCACAAAAGGCCTCAACCTCTATTACGGGGATAACCACGCCCTCCAGGAGATCGACATCTCCTTCGCGCGCAACCGGGTGACCGCCCTGATCGGGCCGTCCGGGTGCGGGAAGTCCACCCTGATCCGGTGCCTGAACCGGATGAACGACCTCGTCGACAACGTGCGGGTCGAGGGGGAGATCCTCTTCGACGGTGAGGATATCGTCTCTCCCAGAACCGACGTCGTCGAGATCAGAAAACGCATCGGGATGGTCTTCCAGAAACCCAACCCCTTCCCGAAATCGATCTACGAGAACGTCGCCTACGGCCCGCGGGTCCATGGCATCAGGGACAAAAAAACCCTCGATGTGATCGTGGAGAAGAGCCTGAAAGACGCCGCCCTCTGGGACGAGGTGAAGGACCGCCTCCACGCCTCGGCGCTCGGGCTCTCGGGCGGGCAGCAGCAGCGCCTCTGCATCGCCCGGACCCTGGCCGTCGAGCCCGAGGTGATCCTGATGGACGAGCCCTGCTCGGCCCTCGACCCGATCGCCACTGCAAAGATCGAGGACCTCGTCGAAGAACTCAAGAAACATTATACCGTGATCATGGTGACGCACAACATGCAGCAGGCGGCGCGCGCGAGCGATTACACCGGGTTTATGTATCTGGGGAAACTGATCGAGTTCGGCGAGACCGACCAGATCTTCGAGGCGCCCCGCGAACAGTTGACCGAGAACTATGTGACCGGCCGGTTCGGCTGA
- a CDS encoding thioredoxin family protein, whose protein sequence is MTGNGGVVEVSDTTWERAIERGTLPAVVMFYSETCPFCKQIEPYFRQFAGDFGEKLLFARLNVSENPWTIERYAVRQTPTFKFFCTGKPVQEIIGAAFPALLKRNIEEFLKHGEGCARSSTEIDDEITGYG, encoded by the coding sequence ATGACTGGAAATGGCGGCGTGGTGGAAGTCTCGGACACCACCTGGGAGCGTGCGATCGAGCGGGGGACGCTCCCCGCGGTGGTGATGTTTTACAGCGAAACGTGCCCGTTCTGCAAGCAGATAGAGCCGTATTTCAGGCAGTTCGCCGGGGATTTCGGGGAGAAACTCCTCTTCGCCAGGCTGAATGTCTCTGAAAACCCCTGGACCATCGAACGCTATGCGGTGCGCCAGACGCCCACCTTTAAGTTCTTCTGCACGGGAAAACCGGTGCAGGAAATCATCGGAGCGGCGTTTCCGGCACTTCTCAAGAGAAATATCGAGGAGTTTCTCAAGCACGGGGAAGGGTGCGCCCGGAGCAGCACCGAGATCGATGACGAGATCACCGGGTATGGATAG
- a CDS encoding IS256 family transposase has translation MDPLALIEDYLSDNENGMKTLITWFLNQVMLLEALHQAGAEQYERTDARKAHRNGYKKRSLKTRYGETILQKPQFREFPFETQVFGRYSRVEKALENAIFESYLQGVSTRRIQEIVAHFGIEQLSPASVSRIAKDLDEQVHAFLQRPIEQEIPYLFVDASYYKVREGPRYITKALLVIAGVRMDGYREILGARITDCENEMFWSGLFEDLKERGLVGVKMVVSDGHAGIQKAAEAAFLGASWQMCSVHCTRAVLKNIPRKHQKEVAESLKEAYGDEERLQQLADDLNERGYRKAANTIERFIPGLMSYTAFPKEHAKRIRTTNMMERVNKELKRRTKVVGAFPNEESLLRLAGSILMDINEEWVTGRRYLTMEGE, from the coding sequence ATGGATCCCTTAGCGTTAATCGAAGATTATCTTTCCGATAATGAGAATGGCATGAAGACCCTCATCACCTGGTTCCTCAACCAGGTGATGCTGCTCGAAGCCCTCCACCAGGCGGGAGCCGAGCAGTATGAACGAACCGATGCGCGGAAGGCTCACCGAAACGGCTACAAGAAGCGATCTCTGAAAACCCGATATGGAGAAACGATCCTCCAGAAACCGCAGTTCCGAGAATTTCCCTTCGAAACACAGGTATTTGGACGCTATTCCCGGGTTGAGAAGGCTCTTGAGAATGCTATCTTTGAATCCTACCTTCAGGGAGTCTCAACCCGCCGGATCCAGGAGATTGTTGCTCATTTTGGCATCGAACAACTCTCTCCTGCTTCAGTATCCAGGATAGCAAAGGACCTCGATGAACAGGTCCATGCATTCCTTCAGAGGCCGATTGAACAGGAGATTCCCTATCTCTTTGTGGATGCTTCGTACTACAAAGTCAGAGAGGGACCACGGTACATCACCAAAGCTCTTCTGGTGATCGCCGGTGTTCGAATGGATGGCTACCGGGAAATCCTGGGAGCCAGAATCACTGATTGTGAAAATGAGATGTTCTGGTCGGGATTGTTCGAAGACCTCAAAGAACGAGGATTGGTGGGTGTCAAGATGGTTGTCTCAGATGGTCATGCCGGGATCCAGAAGGCGGCGGAAGCCGCCTTCCTCGGCGCATCGTGGCAGATGTGCTCGGTCCATTGCACCCGGGCGGTTTTAAAGAATATTCCACGGAAACATCAGAAAGAAGTTGCTGAGTCCTTGAAGGAGGCATATGGGGACGAGGAAAGACTTCAGCAGCTTGCAGATGATCTGAACGAACGAGGATATCGGAAAGCGGCCAATACGATCGAGAGATTCATCCCGGGACTTATGAGTTACACGGCGTTCCCGAAAGAGCACGCAAAGCGGATCCGAACGACGAACATGATGGAAAGAGTCAACAAGGAACTGAAACGGAGAACCAAAGTTGTAGGGGCCTTTCCCAATGAAGAGTCACTCCTCAGGCTGGCAGGATCCATCCTGATGGACATCAATGAGGAGTGGGTGACCGGCAGAAGATATTTGACGATGGAGGGGGAATGA